AAAGTGCGACCGAGAAAGCTGGCGCAACATTATTCGTATGATCAAGAGTGTAACGCTATCCACGATGAGGCGGGCAAGATTAAGCTGATCGAGCCGGTTTTACGCATTTATATTATCTAAGTAGCACGAAAGCCGCATAAAATCAACATAAAAAGTATGGTTTTTTATAATAAATTTTCTCTTTCAATGGCCATACAATATATTGTGGATCATGCTTCAAGGCACACAAAATACTGCTTTCTCTATGCCTGACGCGTGATACGTGCTGCCTGGCAAGCAGGCTGGAACCTGCCGATTATACATGATTTATTGTGATCGAAGGTAGTTGACGATGGTATGCACCGGAGACCAACCATTGAATCCCACGACTTGCAATCCCCGGCTCTGCCGGGATTATGCGTCGTAGTCCGCGCCCTGCACTCGCGCTATTGCACTCGTGAATGCTGGGTGCAGGAGGGAGGTCGCGTTCCTAGAGGGAGCCCCCGCCTCCTGCCGGCAGGAGATCCACTTGTCCCCCGTGCCCCCGTGTCGGAGCCTGGGATTCTTACATTTAAGTCCATGAGTCTTTGCATTCGCTTGCGGGGCATAATTCCATGAAATACAAGATCGACCTTCACGTTCATTCTTTATACAGCACGGATAATGACGCCGACCCCGAGGAATCTATCCTCCGCGCCATCGAGCGTGGGCTCCACGGGATCGCGTTCACTGAGCACTACTGGTACGGAGTCTCCGAGCCGGTTGAGGCGCTGAAGGAAAAGTTCGGCAGCAGCATCAGTATCTTCCGGGGCGTCGAGTTTTCCGCTGCCGAGGGCCACTGCCTCGTGTTCGGCGTTGATACGGACCGGATGGCAATGAAACACGCACCCGTCTCCGAGCTGGTCGCCTCCGTCAACAAGGCGGGCGGCGTGGTGATCCCTTCCCATCCCTACCGTCCTGGCACGAGCCTCGGCGAACTGGTCCGGAGTGTGCCCGGGATCTGCGGCCTCGAAGGATGCAACGGCGCGAACATGCATGCCTACAACGTGAGGGCCATCGAGACGGCTGCCGCGTTGAAGCTGCCCTACACCGGCGGGTCCGATGCCCACGATCCGCGGGAGGTCGGTTCCTGCTATACCGAGTTTGACCACGCGGTGACCTATGAGAACTTCATAGAACTGCTCAGGGCGGGGAACTACCGGGGAGTGGACACGAGAAGGATCTCGAGGGTGATGCCTTGGTGAGAGTGGCGGATACGTCGTACCAGTCCAAAGCGGGTTCCCGCGTTGTCAGAGCGGGAATCCTTTTTTGTCGGTAACGAGTGCTCCGGGGAAGGACGCTACCCGAGATGATAACGAACGAGAAGCGTCTGGATGCCCCATGCCATTACGATGCAGACCGGAAGGGTCAGCACCCAGGCGAGCACGATCTTGCCGGCGATGCCCCAACGGACCGCGGAGAGCCGCTTGGTGGCGCCGACTCCAAGGATGGCCGTGGACACGACGTGCGTCGTGCTGACCGGCAGGCCCCAGTGGCTTGCCGCGATGATGATGCCCGTCGACGCTGTTTCCGCTGCGAAGCCGTGAATGGGTTCGAGCTTCAGCATCTTGTGGCCGAGCGTCTTGATGATCTTCCATCCCCCAAAGAGCGTGCCGAAGCCCATGGCTACGGCGCAGATGAGGATGACCCAT
This region of Nitrospirota bacterium genomic DNA includes:
- a CDS encoding PHP domain-containing protein, with the translated sequence MKYKIDLHVHSLYSTDNDADPEESILRAIERGLHGIAFTEHYWYGVSEPVEALKEKFGSSISIFRGVEFSAAEGHCLVFGVDTDRMAMKHAPVSELVASVNKAGGVVIPSHPYRPGTSLGELVRSVPGICGLEGCNGANMHAYNVRAIETAAALKLPYTGGSDAHDPREVGSCYTEFDHAVTYENFIELLRAGNYRGVDTRRISRVMPW